The genomic interval cgcctcatttgcatgctcctcatctgattggctactctctctctctgtacctcacagagcctcattatcatacctcatttgcatgtctcacatctgattggttatactctcaaagcctcattatcatgcccgggccaggcagtgtctttgcaaaaaactttactgcatatgtacacattggttgtttgtccaaacttatgcatggtggccagcagtagtcagtgccactctgcaatggcacatgtggcttcccacagtcaaAAAAGGCAGCTGAGGAACACACAAAAATATCTTCCTAAGCACTATAAAACTGCTTCCATTTCATTTTGCTCATGGGGTCACCTGGAGTCACTGGGGCAGAATGACTGTATTGGTTACTCCCGCTTAGCGTTGAGACCAAACACTGCAGACAAGAAGCAGCTTCACGAAGAGGGAGGGGGTTGTTTAAGTGGAGAGTGCCTCGCAGCGGGTGTGTATGCCAGCCAGGGGTGTTAGGTTGCTCACAGCTATACTCTCAGTGCATAGGGTAGAAAGGCAAGAGGACCActtcaagttcaaagctagctttGTCCAGGTACTGTAttccaggccagcaaggactACAAAGCAAGGCCCGATCTCaaaaaaggcaaatcaaaactcACCTCCACAGTGGGGAAAGCTGTCTTTGCCATCTGTAGGATCTGGTAGGAATCCTGTAGGTTTGAGTGTCTGTGGGCCTGGGTCCACTCCACTGGGTTTGTCTGGCCTCAGAACCCGTGTCGGTGGTCAAGGGCGCAGACCAATCTTACAGGGCCCTTATGTAAGAGAAAGGAGTGTCTGTGGCCCAGAAGAGGCGAGTTTGGAACTGAAATCACCACAGGTGAGTTTGGTGGATCCTTGTCAGCCATTAACTAGCCTCCACGACCCTCAGTGCTGTTACCTCAAACAGCTTTTTAGGGCTTTGCCTCAGCTTGAGGGCCCCTGGCTATGGCCGATGTTCAGTGGACAGTGTTTATCTCTTCAGTTAAGACGAGGAAGTCAGTTCTGCTAATGATGGTAAGGATTCTGTTTGCTGTTCTCGTGCCAGTGACTTGCTCTGGGAGTCCTTCTGCAGTCTCCGTTCCTTCCTTGGTGCCACATCAAAGGGAAGGCCTCGCTACAGGAGCTGCTGCTTTGGGAACAGCGTCTCAGACTGGGTTCTCTCTGATCCAGAAAGGGCCTTGTTGTGTTGCTCTTCTCTTTATGAGAGACCAGTTACCCTTTACCTCAGAAAATCTCTCTACTAGCCAGAACTGGGCAGTGTATGCatgctttcttctccatctccctcctccctcctccctcccaggtTTGTAGTTCAAATTGTCCTTGAACTCCTATGtacttggctggccttgaactcgtgatcctcttgcctcagcttcccaagtgctaggctgACAGGCATGTACCCACCATGCCTGGGTTAGCTCAGCTTTCTGTATTGAGGATCTCCCTGGCCGGGCTCTGGGTGGCAGCTCAGGGAGATGTTTCTTTAGAGAATTTTTTTCTGGATGGGAAAAAGTGAGCAAGAAGACTCAGCCGTAGATGCACAAAGCAATCTGACCCCACCGTAAGTCACCCGGGGGTGGACTGAGTTTGCTCCAGAAGCGCTTGCAGAATGTTTGAGGGAAGATGTCAGTACGGTCTCTGCCTGGGACCACCAGAGCTTCGGAGACTGGGAAGCTGCTCTAGCTGTCCGGAGGCCATTGGGCAAGGGTAATATGGTGATGTAATTCTTTGACCGCTGCAACTCTGTGGCACTGGCTAACAGAACTCGTACTCCCGTAGTGTATGTTCTGGGGAAGAATCTACTGATACAAGCCCGGTGGTTCCACATCCTGGGCATGGTGATGTTCTTCTGGTCATCCGCCCATCAGTATAAATGCCACGTCATCCTCAGCAACCTCAGGAGAAACAAAAAAGGTGAGGTGACTTCCGGGGCTTCTCAAATGGCCTCTCGCCTTCAGGGGCTGcttcctctatcccttccttcCCTTGTCGATACCAGatactcccttttttttttttttttccgagacagtgtttctctgtatagccctggctatcctggaactcactttgtagaccaggctggccttgaactcagaaatccactgcctctgcctcccaagtgctgggattaaaggcgtgcgccaccaccgcccagccagaTACCCGCTTTTGACAAACACCATCCTGAATCACAATCCTCTGCTGTAAAGTGAGGTGGCAGATCTGGGGACGGCGCCGCACACATGTACTTGATGGAAAACTCATTTGTGTATGGAGTCCTGTGACCCCAGCTGAGGGAAAGAAACTTGGCTTCTGAGTTAGCCTGGGCTGACTCTCCGTGGGTATGGGTGAGGAAACAGAGGCACAGGGAGATTCAGCAGTTTATGTAAAGTTACGCAGTGTGCTTGTGAGAAATGGTGGGAAACCCAAGCAgagggctttttaggtttttcgatttgatttttggttttgtttttatttggttggttggttggttggtttttttctcattgctgttTTTGCTTTGAGATGGAGGTCATTctagtgtagccctggctgtcctggaactcactaggtagaccaggctgacctcagagctCAGAGAGATCCTTCTGCGTGTGCCTCCCTCCCAACTGCTAGAATTGAAGCCATGCAACACTCCTGCCTGGCTACAATTGATGGGCAGTGGGGGTTGACAGGATTAGATACTCGGTAGAGGTTCTGTCAGCGATCTTAGAAGTGGAGCGGTAACAAGTGATCGCCCTTCCGTTTCAGGTGTGGTCATCCACTGCCAGCACCGGATCCCCTTTGGAGACTGGTTCGAGTACGTGTCTTCAGCTAACTACCTAGCAGAGCTGATGATCTACATCTCCATGGCTGTCACCTTTGGGCTCCACAACTTAACCTGGTGGCTGGTGGTGACGTATGTCTTCTCCAGCCAAGCCTTGTCCGCATTCTTCAACCACAAGTTCTACAGAAGCACATTTGTCTCCTACCCAAAGCATAGGAAAGCGTTCCTcccatttttgttttaaagcgGGCTTTATGGTGAAGAAAGCCAGGTGACAGATTCCATTCCTAGAGGCACTGAGACAGAGACCAAAGTACACTTTCTGCGGGAATGTTTGACGGTCCTTGTTCTACTTCAGAGCCAGCCGAGCAGTGTTCACCGAGCGAGGCGTTATTCCTGGAGAACACATTCCAGCAGACCTAGGCTTGCAGGATCGGCTTTCTGCCAAGCTTTACAGAGCTAACTGATAACAAGTAAACGGGTGTCTCCAAACTGCTTTCTGGCCGCACTAACCAGTATAAACAGCTGTGCATGGATACATGCATGcttgagtcagtctctctctctctctctctctctctatctctctctctctctctctctctctctctctctctagctgtgGGAACAGTTAACTGCACTGAGTGCTGTGGGAGATCATAGGTTTTTAATAAATGTCACATGCCAATAAAAACAGGAAACTCTGAAAATAATATGAATGTACAGTATCAGACCGGTGGTTCCAGGGAGTAAAGAGTTTGTTGGAGTGAGTTAACATTCTTCCTTTTCTCACCGATATCTCCCGTTATAGCCCCACTCCCTCACTTGCCCTGCAACCAACCTAATAATAAGTTTAGAAACTTCTTTGATGGAATTCTCTTTTTGATGTTTGTACTGAAAACAtcgagaaataaaatatttttatacgtATGCATACAGCACGCCCTGGACTGGGTAACATGGAAGGAAGCAGTCTCTCTCTATCCTTACAGTGTTTACATATGCCTGGGTCTGTTTCAACTGTGGGGAAAGTCCAAAGGATAGCAAGGAATAAAGCTATCCCTTAGGTAGCTTATGTTAAAGGAAGTGTCCAGTCAGGTCA from Mus musculus strain C57BL/6J chromosome 5, GRCm38.p6 C57BL/6J carries:
- the Srd5a3 gene encoding polyprenol reductase isoform X1; protein product: MDSAENMYFSHFYVISVVWNGSLLWLLSQSLFLGAPFPNWLSALLRTLGATQFQALEMESKASRMPAAELALSAFLVLVFLWVHSLRRLFECFYVSVFSNAAIHVVQYCFGLVYYVLVGLTVLSQVPMDDKNVYVLGKNLLIQARWFHILGMVMFFWSSAHQYKCHVILSNLRRNKKGVVIHCQHRIPFGDWFEYVSSANYLAELMIYISMAVTFGLHNLTWWLVVTYVFSSQALSAFFNHKFYRSTFVSYPKHRKAFLPFLF